Within Bdellovibrio bacteriovorus HD100, the genomic segment TCGGTCAGTTTCATAGGTGGGCTTTGATACCATAAAACGCCATGGCGCGGCAGTTTTTTGTGGCCCGGCCCTATGGAAAGGGTTTAAAACAACAACCATGACTTTAGGACCCCTGTTACTTTTACTCTCTGCCCTGCTCCATGCAGCCTGGAATGGCCTGGCCAAAGCCTCTAAAGACAAGGAAAGCTTCCTTTTTCTGACCATTTTACTGAGTGGTTTGCTGACAGCGGCCAGCCTGCCAATCAGCGGGACGGGGTTCATTTTTCCAGACAACCGCGCCTTTGCCATCGCTGTTCTTTCAGGCGTTTTTGAGGGGTTCTATTTCCTGACGTTGTCCAAAGCATTGCGAGCTTCAAGCCTTGGGAAATCCTACGCCATCATGCGCGGAGGCGCCATGGTGCTGGTGTGGATGTATTCCACCGTACTTTTGGGGGAACGGGCCCACGGACTGCAGTTCCTGGGAGCTGTTTTTGTGCTTTTGGGAATTCTGGCCATGAATTTTCAGGATCTGCTGAAAGGAAAACGGCAGAATCTGAAAAACGATATCTGGGCCTATATCAGCGCAATCTTTATCGCTGGATATCATCTGGCCTATCATGAGGCCCTGACCGAGAACACCGATCCAAAACCTCTCTTTTTGGTGGCAATGATCGTATCACTGCCATTTCTGCTTTACGGAATCCGCAGTGCTCCTTGGCAGCGCTTAAAAGCCACCATGACTTCACACCCGGCCCGGGTTCTTTTGTGCGGCAGTTTCGCGACGGCTTCGTTTTTAATTTTCCTTTACGGCCTCAAAGTTTCCGCACCGGGGTTTGCGATTTCGCTGCGCAACTCCTCGATCTTTTTTGCGGTTCTCTTTTCGGTATTCTTAAAAGAGTCCCTCACCCGAACCCAAATCCTGGGGGCGACCACCATCGGACTTGGCGCTTTGCTGCTAAGCCTTTAAAAAAATCTGGACTGTTTGCGGAGTTCAGCGTCTCCTATCATTGTTATTTCACAACAAAAAGGAATGCTTCAAATGAACAAGGTCTCTCTTCGCTTAGGTCTGATCACAGCAGCCACTCTTTTCACCGCAGCCTGCGCCCACCACCCGGATGTTCGCGCCGGAGCTGACGGCGTTCACCGCGTCGTCATCGCCAGCGAAGACACCGAACAGGGCTCCCGCGAAGCCATCCGTCAGGCAAACAGCTTCTGCAAAGAACGCAACCAAACAGCCGCTTTCATCAACGAAAACTCCCAATACAAAGGCGACTATGATGAAAAGACTTATAAAACCGCAAAAAAAGCCAGCAAAGCAGCCCAAGTCCTGGGCAGCGCGACCTATGTTTTGGGTGGCCAAACAGAATCCACCGCCGGCGGGATCGTAGGCCTAGGCGGCGCCGTCGCCGACGGAGTTCTGGGTAACGGCTACAACGTCGAAATGAAATTCAAATGCATGTAAAAAAATGGGCGGGTCGTTGATCTGCCTTTAACACGACGATTTGGGGCCCGAGCTAGGCCCCTGTCGGC encodes:
- a CDS encoding DMT family transporter; protein product: MTLGPLLLLLSALLHAAWNGLAKASKDKESFLFLTILLSGLLTAASLPISGTGFIFPDNRAFAIAVLSGVFEGFYFLTLSKALRASSLGKSYAIMRGGAMVLVWMYSTVLLGERAHGLQFLGAVFVLLGILAMNFQDLLKGKRQNLKNDIWAYISAIFIAGYHLAYHEALTENTDPKPLFLVAMIVSLPFLLYGIRSAPWQRLKATMTSHPARVLLCGSFATASFLIFLYGLKVSAPGFAISLRNSSIFFAVLFSVFLKESLTRTQILGATTIGLGALLLSL